The nucleotide sequence TACAAGGACTTTTCACtcataaaatggaatgttatgGCATTATTAAGTTCagactttcaaataatttttagtaacATGAAAAACTTCATGATCTACTgctcccttttttaaaaagtggggcacagggcttccctggtggtgcagcggttgagagtccgcctgccgatgcaggggacacgggttcgtgccccggtccgggaagatcccacatgccacggagcggctgggcccgtgagccatggccgctgagcctgcgcgtccggagcgtgtgctccgcaacgggagaggccacaacagtgagaggcccgcgtaccggaaaaaaaaaaaaaagtggggcacAACGTGATCCAAATTTATGTGtttaaaaaagactggaaggaaagacatcaaaatgttaacagtagttaAATTATGGGGGTTATGGGGAGAGGggatttattcttctttatactGCTCTGCATTTGCTTTATTAATTATATGATTTATATTCGggacaatttttgttttttaatacatgCAAGGGTTTGCTTTGGGAATTCCATTTATAGATCTTAGCATACTGCATTCTTTTTGCTCTATAAACTGATGACAGTTTTTTTTTGAACTAACACTGCAGTTCTTAAATCAAGAACCCAAAAtttcccaagaaaaaaaaaaaaaagcaagcaagcaaaccaTATCCAGGATATGAGGGCCTGCCTTTCCACCACCTTGCCAACATTGTGTTATCATTTAACAAATCTTACCCAATTTGCTAAGCCAGATAATAACAATAAAGTATTCTAtcagtgtttaaaaaagaaaaaagaacccaaaaTATCCAAAATCAAGATTTTCAGAacagaatttttcagttttattggttTTCCCAATATGCTAAAATCATTAAGGACTATCATtgtaacacattttttaaaattatagttaatttattatagaagatttattttatttgatttgatttatttggccacgccacacCACAGGGcgtatgggatcttagttccccgactagggagtcttaaccactggaccaccagggaagtccctgtaacacAATGTTACAATTATAAACTCACACTTGAGTAGCATTTTAAGTAATGTATATAAAGCATATATAGTTCTGTATCCTTCTGCTATCTAATTCTCCCTTCTAGCCTTTACCAAATCATACCAAGATATTTCTGGCTCAAGATAAGGAATCACATGTTacatatttttttgggggggaggttgttttttactccattttactaaaaatatgttttcaactACAGTAAAATGAAAGCAAGCAATCCTCTGGTATTTCCTGAAATACATCCTTAGGAAAATAACCTCTTTGGATCTAGAAACTTGGCCTCTTTATAAATTACCttgcaaaatagaaaatatttctcagtggtgaaataaaagattattcttataaatctaaaaacaaaaaataaaaaacaaaaaaaaagtcagctgaaCTCTACAGTGTGCTTAGTAACATAGTCTATTTACATTGTGATGCAACTCCTTATCTGGGCAGGGACTGCTAGCCAACAGATCATGCCCCACCAGGCGTCTGCAGGCTACTCTTTGAGTAGCACTGTACATATGGGGTAGGAATAAACACCTAACACTTCAGTTTAAGCAGGGTTCAAGCTAGACTCAGAGAACATGAACGTTTGTGTGAAATGTTCAGGGTATTTTTAATCCCTTCTTGCAATCAATCAAAAAACTAGTTTCTATTCTGTATACACAACAAATAAGGCACATAGTAGAAGGTGGGGGTGATTTTAAAACTCAGGATCCTTGCCCACTTTAGGAAGTTTGCCACCTGAATAGAGAGAAAATCTAATGCCAAAAAAACCTACTTATACTTAGGCATTAATGATAAAGGCCCAATAAATGATCTGTGTAGACCACAAGAGCTCATACGTGCAGCTGGGGGAAAAAGCTCTGAGGCGATCTGCCAAAGCATCAAGGTAGAGGGAAAATGTaagcaggtcttttttttttaacatctttattggagtataattgctttacaatggtgtgctagtttctgctttacaacaaagtgactcagttatacatatacacatgttcccatatttcttccctcttgcgtctccctccctcccaccctccctatcccacccctccaggcggtcacaaagcaccgagctgatctccctgtgctatgcggctgcttcccactagctatctatcttatgtttggtagtgtatatatgtccatgccactctctcgcttcgtcccagcttacccttcccctccccatatcctcaagtccattctctagtaggtctgtgtctttattcccgtcttacccctaggttcttcatgactttttttttcttaaattccatatatatgtgttagcatacggtatttgtctttctcttcctgacttacttcactctgtaggacagactctaggtctatccacctcattacaaatagctcaatttcggttctttttatggctgagtaatattccattgtatatatgtgccacatctttatccattcatccgatgatgggcacttaggttgtttccatctctgggctgttgtaaatagaaaagaacatcatatatttttctttcttagtttccAAGCCAGCACCTTATTGGGAAGGAACAGCTGTGATAAATGGAGAATTTAAGGAGCTGAAGTTAACTGATTATCGTGGGAAATACCTGGTTTTTTTCTTCTACCCTCTTGATTTGTAAGTAATACATGTACATAGCAGCTAGTAAAACCTCAGTCATTATCAGTCATTATTCAACAACAtcaaatatatgaaattattttatttagcactTGTTCTTAAAGGGAAAATTGAGATGAGTTTTTTCAAGAAGGTAACATCTTGAATATATTTCAGAATCATAAACCATTGATCCCAGTACTTATGTCTACATGATTGTGTTATCAAAATGTAATCATTAGAGGAAAGCCACATTTATATTCATTAAGCTATACTTACTAAGGCAAGAAAATGGACTGAGAATATTTTAGAAAGCATTTAATTGCAAGACTTATGCCACAAATCTGTTTCTCTGTTAACTTGAATGTTTATATGCCTTTTTCTCTGGTGATGCCATTTAACTAtggttttactatttttattctttgctaCATCTGTTGCTTTTCTGTGATTTGAACATTTTCCTGAAAATACTGGATATGCTTAAGGAATAATACCTATTAATATAAATTATGGTTATGGGGGTAGTTCTCCTACTTTAACTCTGGCAGTGAGCACTTTTGTAGATAGAAAGTTGACTCAAAGTAAATACTCTTGGAACTTTAGTCACATTGAGGATTTAACTTTGAGTGTTTTTCAAATTCCATGAAAGCGAAAAGATACCAAAGAGAGTTATCCcaacttttatcttttttgtttgaatatattttttggttACAAAAGTAAATAGAAGATTCTTCTGTCTTTGCCACTGTATATTAAGGTCGTTTTTACATGAGGAGTAATCTAGAactaagtaaatatattttaaacttgcaGGGAGGATATACTTAAGCTCATATCTTTAGGTTGTCTCTAGGCCAGAGGTCAGCAAAGTTTTTCTGTacagggccagatagtaaatattttagtctcgAAGTGATCTTCATTGCAACTACTCAGTTTTGCCTTTGAAGCACAAAACAGTCATAGACAATACTGAATGAGTGTTGTGCTCCGTTgaaagtttatttacaaaaaataagaTAGGCCAGATTTGGACTGTGAACtgaagtttgctgacccctactCTAAATCCAAATCGAATTCTCATAAAAATTTGTACATTGAGGCTAAAACAAATCATGAATCTGcataatatgtaatattttaaattagtaaGAACTTGCTTCTTTCTAATCAACTTGTACTATGGCTTGACTAGCTAAAATGTATTATATAACTTAACTTCAAATAGAAACCAGAAgtagaaattttaatatatataaaatgataggCCTTCTAAATTCATGCTGTAAAACTGAAAAGCAacacatatattaaatatatttgatgcTAAACCTGAATTTTGAAATTAGTGTAACATAGACAAATATGCTGTTTCTCCAGTGTTATTTAAAACTCCATAATGAATAAGATATATCTAATTAGAGCATGATGTTAGCAGTGGTCTTCTGGGGCAAGGAGCTGAGAGAGCTTCTTTCTGTTGTTTCTGTGTAATGCCTGCCGGACTGGGCCTGGTTAGAGAAGGAAGAATCCTGAGACATTTGCCACAGTCTGCAAGGAGGAAAGTCAGAATTCTGCCAAGATTCTGCAGAATTTCAGTTTTCTGCCTAAACTTTAAGTTGGGCCAGTGTGTCTCTAGGTAGCATTTCTTGGAATAATAGGAAAGAGGGCAGGGGCCGATCATTCCTAccttttggaaaatattaaaaatacattcataGGCCAGGTTTCCAGGGACATAAGCTGGATTAGAATTGTCTGCTTGCATATGGCAGTCCTCCACTCGAACAACTGAAACATTTGAAAAGCCTGTATTGGGCTGTGGTAGGAACTTGTCCTGTAAGtctgtttttcaaactttcttgACGATGACACATGGtaggaaatacatttttcattGCCGCCCAATACACTTATACATACAAGGTAATATTTAGTCTGTATGTACCGGTATAGTCATGCTCCTTAAAATACTGAACAACTTCCATACCAACGCCCTCCCCAAGTTGCCCCTCCCACCTAGTCCCTTTCAGAAACCTCCAGAGAGAGCTAAAGCCAACCTTGAGTTAAGgtggttaaatatttttaatatcactcctgaatacacacatatatatgcacttatatataaatatatatgctttataACTTACCCTTTCTGTGTGTGATATATGTGTGAtcatactttctatttcacttttttaaaatgttggttgGAACTCAATAAATTGGCTTAAGGAGTCCCTATCACTGCTTGAAAAATACTACCCTAAGGTAATATTCTCTAAATGTGCCCTTCTGACAACAGGACTGGGAGACGAGGTAGTAAGTAGAAGAGGACCTTATCAAGAAAGGGAGGGGGGTGAGAGAGTATTTCCTCATCTCCAAAATAGAGATAGATGCATCTAGCTCATAGGGTTGGCataggaaggttaaaaaaaatagtgaaacaaTGTAAAATTTGTATTGATCCTTTGAAAGCTATAAAGCACTATATAAAGTATTATTGAATAAAAGCTAATAAAATGGGGGATGCTGCCATAAGGGAGAAGAGAACATTGGTTGACCACTGATCCATTAAGTTATAAAAGTAAAGTTTATCAAGATGTAattgggaactctgtacttttttaattaaataagattTGATCAAATAACCATTTTTTTAGACTACTCCCATCTTGAGAAGCTTCATATATAAAATTGTTCTTAATGTGTGTTTTTACATACTAAAGgtgtttataaaaacaaaatcatttgaAACTAAGTATATGTGTATTCTgagaataattctttttttaactttcagcACTTTTGTGTGTCCAACTGAAATCATCGCCTTTGGTGATAGAATTGAGGAATTCAGATCGATAAACACTGAAGTGGTAGCATGCTCTGTTGATTCACAGTTTACCCATTTGGCCTGGTCAGTATCTTAAACTTAATATttgtagggaaaaaaatggacataCTCTTAAATTATGGGCAGACAACTCTTAACATGACAGGAATATAGAGGAGCTCCAGTGGCACAGTCAGTTAGTGCATGGTACTTGTGTGACGGGAATATAGTTATTTATCAGACAGTTCAGGAATAAATTTATCTGAGAGCTGCTAGTTCAACGAAGGTACAGTAAAAATGCTTAAGGATTTTATAGGACATttcaaatttgggggaaaaaagttaaaTTCAAAAGATGTAATATCCATagcaaaaaccactgaattgtatgatTACTTTATTATCATAAATTGGGTAACCTTAATCTggagaaataaaatctaaaatactaTGTCTCTCTGTTACCCAGTTGTCTAGTATTAAGTCAAACTCAAAATAGCTTTTATCATTACTTTTTAAGaagcaatgattttttaaattaatgctttaaataatttttaaaaattcattaaacatgaaaagatgctctgccTAGTTAATTGCAGAGAATTTACAATAAAATGACAagagatgacatttttttcctctgtctggCCAAGAGttcaaatatttaagaatttcATCCAATGTTGATAAAGGTGTGAAGAAATGGTACTTACACAAACACAGTTGATTCAGCATTTCTGGAGAGCAGTTAGGCAACATGTTTCAAACATTGAAATGTTCATGTTGATGtgagttttgttttataaatttatttatttatttttggctgcgttgggtcttcgttgctgagcacgggctttctctggttgcagcgagcgggggctactcttcgttgtggtacacaggcttctcactgcggtggcatctcttgttgcggagcatgggctgtaggctcgcgggcttcagcacgcaggctcagtagctgtggctcatgggctcgagagctcaggctcagtagttgtggagcacgggcttagttgctctgtggcatgtgggatcttcccggaccagggctcgaacccatgtcccctgcattggcaggcggattcttagccactgcgccaccagggaagtgcctaatGTGAGTTTGTAATAGCATCCATAATTTTGTTCACAAAATTTTTGCACAATAAAGATTGTGCagaattattttgcttttaaaatttaacattcaaTTCGTTAAAGTAACAAAGTCAAAACAGGTTTTTCTCCATTTAcaattatgtatataaatatatatacatgaatatatttgtatatataactgtaaatgtatataaattataaattatacacacacacatatatgtatgtgcgtATATGTAAGTAAAAGTTTAATTGGTTCAGGAGctacaatttaaatttaatttacatttccttaagTAATTGATTCTCTTAAGTATTTTAAGATGcagttatatatttaatatatttaagcaTCTGTTTTCAGACAAACTTTCCCAAGAACTTAATTCTTGcaaatctaataaataaataggtgTGTCTTAagtccttttaaaatgtttctttactAGTTATAAACTAAAATTTCAGATTACACATTCTGAATTGGAATCATAAAGTGAATCTGTTATTTTAACATGCCAAATCTCTTAAACATTATAATTTAGTATACAAATATATagattatttcttaatataaaaatattaaaactatggTTTGAATTTGCTTCATCATTTCTATAGTAATTCTAAATCTTTGCAGGATTAAAACACAAATCCATTAAGGAGAAAGTTATGTCATCCCAAATAATTTGGGATTGCTTTCCCAAGGAATTTTGGGGGATACATTCTCAGCTGGATAGGTTTCATATCAACCAGAGATTTCTACTTGGATGTCAGAACTGGGGCTGCCAACATCTGGAGCCACAGTTCCCTGTTTCCTAACGGCTACGTCAGTGTCCTACCATGAGGGCCCCAACCCACATCCTCCAGTTTCAAGTTGCAGAATACTTAAATCTGAAGACTGATGAGTCTGAGATTACAGCTAACTTCCTTGCTGCTTCAAGTGGACTTGGCATTTCTTGTCTCTCAGAATATTAAAATGCCATCCAGTTGTATCGTGCTTATCTCACAAGGCTTTGTCTTGCAATCACAATTCTAAGGTTATGCTTATGACAGTGCATATCCTTTGATccgtaattccacttctaggagttAATCAGACAAGTATACAAAGTTGAGAATTATCAGGATTTTCCAGCAgtgtttataaaagcaaaaaaaaatggaatcaatTTAAATGACTGTCAGTAGAGATTAGTAACATATATTATGTCTGTACATTAAAAATGTGATGTATATCTCCATATTTAGTGTTTAAAGGATATGAATATATTGttaaggggagggagaggcaagaaaaATAGAATGTATATTAGCCTGTCTTTGTTAGagaatgtgtgtgttgtgtgtttgtgtgcatatgCAAAGAAAGAGTGCTGTTTTAATATATGCCATTTACTTAACCCTGAAAGGTAAATTTTCTGTTACAGGATTAATACCCCTCGAAGACAAGGAGGACTTGGGCTGATAAGCATTCCACTTCTTTCAGATTTGAACCATCAGATCTCAAAGGACTATGGCGTATATCTGGAAGACTCGGGCCACACTCTTAGGTACCTTTCAGTGGTTTTACATTATgacaaatatgaatatatttgtaATCCTCCTTGAAATGGAGTTAGAAGATACAAGGTTTGATCAAGAAATATTTGCTCTGTTTGCAAAAATGTTGTAGATACcgttaaaaataattgttaagtgCCCAACTTAAGCTATGTGAGTGTCACAGACTGTTAGAGCCAGAAGATTATTTAGAGGTCTTTGACCAACCCTGTCATTTTACATAAAAAACAGATTCAGAGTTCCATGGACTTAGCCAAAGTTACTACAGTTAATTGCAGAGCCCAGACATGAACCCAGGTCCCCAAatggtttgtccatttctttctcctcttttccaaACTGACTCTAGTAATGGTTTTTCTAAATACAAGTATCAtagtatttatttaacaaacctGTGTCTTTGGAGtaggaaaaattaaggaaatattttaccCAACAACCCTCATTGAGTTACTTGAGTTAATAAATACTGAtagaattctttgaaaaaaaggGCAACTTCAGCTTGaaacagttttaattttcttatatattgTTGATTTGCTTTGCAGTGCtaagtttttttaatgttttatgtgAAGGTGTCAGTATTTTATAATCCTGTGGGTTTcatgtaacagctttattgagatataattcacgtaCCATACAACTCAcccatttaaagcatacaattcagtggtttttagcatattcacagagttgtgcaaccatcaccacaatcaatttcagaacattttcattgctccaaaaagaaatcccatccccattagcagtcactccccgttTCACCCAGTCCCCCTCCCCTAGCCCTacacaaccactaatctactttatgtctttcgagttgcctattctggacatttcatagaaatggaatcctacagtatCTGCTCTTTTATGACtagcctctttcacttagcacaatgttttcaaaaaaggttcatccatattgtatcATGTGTCACTACcaagttcctttctctctttttttttttttttttttttttttggtacttgcCAAGTCTGTAATGGTTTCTGCCTAGAGTTTATTACTAAGTTAACTCCCGAAGAGTAAATATGCCACTAAAAAGATTGAggcacttttaaaatttagaattatttgaACATTAACCAAGTAAAATTATCTAATATTAGCTATTTTATGTGATTTGaaccaagtttgtttttttaattttttattttcatcaaagtAATATATGCACATAGTTTTTAAGTCACATTTTCTTAAACAGTCCTCTCCTTACTCTTAGCCCTGCTTCATGGAGGAAGCTACTTTCAGCCCTTTAGCTACTGCTTGCATTATGTGACTCCATATTTCTAAATAGTATCTTATATAATACATCTCCTGGATATATcaattttgctattatttttcatGGTAAATAGGACTTTATCTTTCTTACATCATCCCCAAATTAATTTTCCCAGTATAATGTGTCACAATTTTGGATTAAGTCAATATTCagtgtttatataaatattcacTGCTAAGCTTTTAAGTGTAGTGTGCTGAAGATTACCTTCCCCTGtggcagatatttttattttcttgtagctAATAAActacttcatttctttcattccctTAGTTTTCTATATATCCATCACTAATTATTCCTAAATTCCACACCTGGATTGTAACCCCTCTAAGTACTGCATTTTTCCTCTGTCAGTTTTTTTCCTCCATCCTCCTGCTTCCAGTCAGACTGATGGCTCGCTAGGCCTGCTACATAGCTGTTGTCCTAGCACTTTATGCACCAGCATCCTGGGACGTTCCTTCACCTCTTCTCTATTAGATACCCAATTTTCTGGCTCCCATGCCTGCCTGCCTTCTTTATGTAATCCTTTGTTATGGTGAAGCACATCCTCATAGCTTCCTAATATAAGGTCATTGGAAGGTAAAATGCTTGAGGGCCTTCagtgtctgaaaatgtttttattctgctCTCATGCTTGATTAATAATGTGGCTGGGTGTAGAATTCTAGATTGAAAGACATTTTCCTGTGGACATTTGAAAGCATTGCCCTGATACCTTTAGCTTCTGGGGCTGTTATTGAGATGTCTGTTGCCattttaatttcatactttttGTAAGAATGACCTGTCTCTGTTCTGTGGAagagacatatatacatattacacCAAGTATGGCAAATGCCTTAGTCTCATAGTCTACCAAAGAAGCAGTTCACACAAtcagaacagaaaacagaagctacAATTTGCTACCAAAGAAAAGGCAGATTTGtttttgtgtggtgtgtgttgGTATGATGTGCCTTACAGAGGCAAGGTCAAAATTTCCCATCAGGGTCACTTACTTCAGAACAGACTTGATCACCTTTGATGAGAATTTTCAACTGTAAAAGTAGTACATGAAAGGATACCCATATGAGTAGTAATTAACAATGTTGCCTGAGTTTGGCCAAGTTGATCTGGTCTAAGGAGATTGAGCCCTAGTTAGTTCAGACGTTAAGTTGCTCATTCAAAACAGGTGTTGTAGAATGAGGAGGAACACTTCAGTAATGTTTAACATGATTATGGAATAAGATTTCATGTAATAGATATGTAATGCCATGTATttctactaaatatatatatatcatcattattttaatacttGTACACAAGCAATTAGCCCTAGTACCCGAGATCCTTTTCTAATCCAAAGTAAGTATTGGGTTGAAATCCATATTGACTGAAATAAATAGATAGTAAAATCCTTTGACAATTTTTATCTCTAGTATACTTTAACTCTTAAAGTGCCACCCCGATCTCAATAGCAGGTCTTTTAGGTCGAACTATCTCATTATTCCCCAGGCCTTAGTAGTGAATCACATATAGAAAGATTCAGAAGGAAAGGCAACTTCATATTGGTGACTTTATCTTTTTCCACCactgaaaaaggaaatacaaagacATTCTAAACAGCCAGTGATAAGAAACATGGATCACTCCTTCACCCAAAGGAAGGCTTTGCTAGGTAGTTTAATCATTTCATTTACAGTACAATCCCAAACCTAGTACACGTCAAGATTCAACTGATAATACTACAGTACATTTCATAgacaaaaacaaattattaaagcTACCGTTTAACAGTGATAATCCCAAAATATACAGTAGATAAGTGTGGGTATgggggtgtgtgcatgtgcataccAGTCAAGTAGGTAAGTAGTGAGTTTTTGGTTCTGTATAACATCCTTCTGTGTGAGCGGTACAGGGATTCATGTTaactaatatttttcttcttgactGGGAACAAATGTCCTCACCTTTACCATTCTTATGTTTTACAGAGGTCTCTTCATTATTGATGACAAAGGAATCCTAAGACAGATTACTCTGAACGACCTTCCTGTGGGTAGATCTGTGGATGAGACACTGCGTTTGGTTCAAGCATTCCAGTACACCGACAAACATGGAGAAGGTGCCCTTCCCTTCTAACCATCATA is from Orcinus orca chromosome X, mOrcOrc1.1, whole genome shotgun sequence and encodes:
- the PRDX4 gene encoding peroxiredoxin-4, which gives rise to MEARRPPLRATTSAPGRSRKLLLLPLLLFLLPAKALRGLEVEERPRTREEECHFYAGGQVYPGEASRVSVADHSLHLSKAKISKPAPYWEGTAVINGEFKELKLTDYRGKYLVFFFYPLDFTFVCPTEIIAFGDRIEEFRSINTEVVACSVDSQFTHLAWINTPRRQGGLGLISIPLLSDLNHQISKDYGVYLEDSGHTLRGLFIIDDKGILRQITLNDLPVGRSVDETLRLVQAFQYTDKHGEVCPAGWKPGSETIIPDPAGKLKYFDKLN